The following proteins are co-located in the Haloplanus sp. HW8-1 genome:
- a CDS encoding DUF2240 family protein, with amino-acid sequence MSLEAAVAAPFRDRGRSRLGEGEFVVALSLDRDWFTPDQAKRLVDVAAGRGLVSREEDDLVAEFDPASVTIPDGFVPDESILREQSAFERVLAALVDAGIEKQEAVAAINERQRELGVTIEAAAVLYARRRGVDVDDAADRALADLRAGAGTDDP; translated from the coding sequence ATGAGCCTCGAAGCCGCGGTGGCGGCACCGTTCCGCGACCGGGGCCGATCCCGTCTCGGGGAAGGAGAGTTCGTGGTCGCGCTCTCGCTGGACCGTGACTGGTTCACACCCGATCAGGCCAAGCGACTCGTCGATGTCGCGGCCGGCCGAGGCCTCGTCTCCCGCGAGGAGGACGACTTGGTCGCGGAGTTCGACCCCGCGTCGGTCACCATCCCCGACGGCTTCGTCCCCGACGAGTCGATCCTCCGCGAACAGTCCGCGTTCGAGCGCGTGCTCGCGGCCCTCGTCGACGCCGGCATCGAGAAACAGGAGGCCGTCGCGGCCATCAACGAGCGACAGCGCGAACTCGGCGTCACCATCGAGGCCGCGGCCGTCCTCTATGCCCGCCGCCGGGGGGTCGACGTCGACGACGCTGCCGACCGAGCCCTCGCCGATCTCCGGGCGGGTGCGGGGACGGACGATCCGTGA
- the coaBC gene encoding bifunctional phosphopantothenoylcysteine decarboxylase/phosphopantothenate--cysteine ligase CoaBC: MLEGTHVALGVTGSIAAVTTVELAHELRRHGARVRPVMTDAARGILHPWALQFATDATPVTELTGAVEHVDLCGREGWADVLLIAPATANTVGKVAAAVDDTPVTTCATTALGADVPVVVAPAMHEPMYDHPGVLDAIERVESWGVDFVDPRIEEGKAKIASEDAIVTAAARATTPHTLEGRHVVVTSGATTESIDPVRTLSNRASGRTGRAVARACHVRGASVTLVHDGPDVHYADVCAVESAAEMLDAVRAAVGGESGTTRADALVSAAAISDFTVGSADEKIRSGEAITLDLEPTPKLLDSVRAEHPDLTMVGFKVETSGDEDAMVERATALRDRVDLAFVVANDASVMGGAETNALVVRPDAVDRYAGSKAGLGAEIAANLAAALD; the protein is encoded by the coding sequence ATGCTCGAGGGGACTCACGTCGCACTCGGCGTCACGGGGAGCATCGCGGCGGTGACGACGGTGGAACTCGCCCACGAACTCCGGCGACACGGCGCGCGCGTCAGACCCGTGATGACCGACGCTGCCCGCGGTATCCTCCATCCTTGGGCACTTCAGTTCGCCACCGACGCCACGCCGGTCACGGAACTCACGGGCGCGGTCGAACACGTCGACCTCTGCGGTCGGGAGGGGTGGGCCGACGTGCTGTTGATCGCTCCGGCCACCGCGAACACCGTCGGCAAGGTGGCCGCGGCCGTCGACGACACGCCCGTGACGACCTGTGCGACGACGGCACTCGGCGCGGACGTGCCGGTCGTCGTCGCGCCCGCGATGCACGAACCCATGTACGACCACCCCGGCGTACTGGACGCCATCGAGCGCGTCGAATCGTGGGGCGTCGACTTCGTCGACCCGCGCATCGAGGAGGGCAAGGCCAAGATCGCGAGCGAGGACGCCATCGTCACCGCCGCGGCGCGCGCGACGACACCACACACGCTCGAAGGTCGGCACGTCGTCGTCACGAGCGGGGCGACCACGGAGTCGATCGACCCCGTCCGGACGCTCTCGAATCGCGCCTCCGGACGAACCGGCCGCGCGGTCGCCCGCGCCTGTCACGTTCGGGGCGCGTCGGTGACCCTCGTCCACGACGGCCCCGACGTCCACTACGCCGACGTGTGCGCCGTCGAGAGCGCCGCCGAGATGCTCGACGCCGTCCGTGCGGCGGTCGGCGGCGAGTCGGGAACGACCCGGGCGGACGCCCTCGTCTCCGCCGCCGCTATCTCCGATTTCACCGTCGGGTCGGCGGACGAGAAGATCCGCTCCGGCGAGGCGATCACCCTCGATCTGGAGCCGACACCGAAGCTCCTGGACTCGGTCCGGGCCGAGCATCCCGACCTCACGATGGTCGGCTTCAAAGTTGAGACGAGCGGGGACGAGGACGCCATGGTCGAGCGGGCGACCGCGCTACGCGACCGAGTCGACCTCGCGTTCGTCGTCGCCAACGACGCCTCGGTGATGGGCGGGGCGGAGACGAACGCGCTCGTCGTTCGTCCGGACGCCGTCGACCGATACGCGGGATCGAAGGCCGGGCTCGGTGCCGAAATCGCCGCGAATCTCGCCGCGGCCCTCGACTGA
- a CDS encoding 30S ribosomal protein S8e, whose translation MKDQGRSTRKRTGGRLRPFRNKKRYQLGRQPAETTVGEPRFQTIDARGTGTKTRALATNVAHVADGGETVEAEIENVTENPSNTNYARRNIITKGAIIETSAGRARVTSRPGQTGQVNAVLLS comes from the coding sequence ATGAAAGACCAGGGACGCTCGACACGCAAGCGGACGGGCGGCCGCCTCCGGCCGTTCCGAAACAAGAAGCGATACCAGCTCGGCCGCCAGCCAGCCGAGACGACGGTCGGCGAGCCCCGCTTCCAGACCATCGACGCGCGCGGCACCGGGACCAAGACCCGCGCGCTCGCCACGAACGTCGCGCACGTCGCCGACGGCGGCGAGACTGTCGAGGCCGAGATTGAGAACGTGACCGAGAACCCGTCGAACACGAACTACGCTCGCCGAAACATCATCACGAAGGGCGCGATCATCGAGACGAGCGCGGGGCGCGCCCGCGTCACCTCGCGACCCGGACAGACCGGACAGGTCAACGCCGTTCTGCTGTCGTAA
- a CDS encoding SRPBCC family protein, whose amino-acid sequence MDRIHVSTVVHLSADEVYDFLVDFPRYARYSEYLTDVHADGDGSPGTRYRLRFAWWKLSYTAHTEVTEADPPARLGWRVIRDLDARGRWRVDRLDTVPASLPDEEGPACRVHLEVEFDADSVAGGIIDLPRFVSFDWVVEKVKPILVEEAERVVERIVADVEGRQREVELVVHEEPSDGGREAKS is encoded by the coding sequence GTGGACCGTATCCACGTCAGCACCGTCGTCCACCTGTCGGCCGATGAGGTGTACGACTTCCTCGTCGACTTCCCGCGGTACGCCCGGTACTCGGAGTACCTGACGGACGTACACGCCGACGGAGACGGCTCGCCGGGGACCCGGTATCGGCTTCGGTTCGCGTGGTGGAAACTCTCCTACACCGCCCACACCGAGGTGACCGAGGCCGACCCGCCGGCACGGCTCGGCTGGCGAGTAATCCGTGATCTCGACGCCCGGGGCCGGTGGCGGGTCGACCGTCTCGATACCGTGCCCGCGAGTCTGCCGGACGAGGAGGGACCGGCCTGCCGCGTCCATCTCGAAGTCGAGTTCGACGCCGACTCCGTGGCCGGGGGAATCATCGACCTCCCGCGGTTCGTCTCCTTCGACTGGGTGGTCGAGAAGGTAAAACCGATCCTGGTCGAGGAGGCCGAGCGCGTGGTCGAACGGATCGTCGCCGACGTCGAGGGGCGCCAGCGGGAGGTGGAACTCGTCGTACACGAGGAACCGAGCGACGGGGGACGAGAAGCGAAATCGTGA
- a CDS encoding enoyl-CoA hydratase/isomerase family protein, producing MSWNTVTLDVTDGIARLTVDRPDALNAMNSETLDEIGDAIAEAEDEAARVLVLTGAGEDAFIAGADIDYMKEFSTPEALAYAERGQAVVRDLIEFPGVTIAAINGYAFGGGCEFALACDLRVASERAAVGQTEIDLGIIPGWGGTQLLQRLVPDETARRLIFFGDRLDAQDAYERGLVGDVVAHDDLYDHVDEMASELAAKPRHALYAAKEALNAYHETGGEGGLTVERRAWSGLFGTHDQREGMDAFVEKRDPEFE from the coding sequence GTGTCCTGGAACACCGTTACGCTCGACGTCACGGACGGCATCGCTCGTCTCACGGTCGACCGCCCCGACGCGTTGAACGCGATGAACAGCGAGACGCTCGACGAGATTGGGGACGCCATCGCCGAGGCCGAGGACGAGGCGGCCCGCGTGTTGGTACTCACGGGTGCGGGCGAGGACGCGTTCATCGCCGGCGCCGACATCGACTACATGAAGGAGTTCTCGACGCCCGAGGCGCTCGCCTACGCCGAACGCGGCCAGGCGGTCGTCCGCGACCTGATCGAGTTTCCCGGCGTCACCATCGCCGCCATCAACGGCTACGCCTTCGGCGGCGGCTGCGAGTTCGCCCTCGCCTGTGATCTGCGTGTGGCGAGCGAGCGCGCCGCCGTCGGCCAGACCGAAATCGACCTCGGCATCATCCCCGGATGGGGTGGCACACAGCTTCTCCAGCGACTCGTGCCCGACGAGACGGCACGCCGGCTGATCTTCTTCGGCGACCGCCTCGACGCACAGGACGCCTACGAACGGGGGCTCGTCGGAGACGTGGTCGCCCACGACGACCTCTACGACCACGTCGACGAGATGGCGTCGGAACTCGCCGCCAAACCCCGTCACGCCCTCTACGCCGCGAAGGAGGCGCTGAACGCCTACCACGAGACGGGGGGCGAGGGGGGACTCACCGTGGAGCGGCGGGCCTGGAGTGGCCTGTTCGGGACCCACGACCAGCGCGAGGGGATGGACGCGTTCGTCGAGAAGCGCGACCCCGAGTTCGAGTAG
- a CDS encoding erythromycin esterase family protein encodes MGPRNSLSRRRVVALTGALATGSLAGCAGGETADPSSATPTDESRTTTAGTPARTATETAHGTGLVDAIEREAVSFDPAPASDGLDAVAARLSESPLVGIGENSHGVAEFKTLVEQIVRRLVADHGYRLVAIEGTLGDFAAVNDYITGGGVDLDSAMAGLDFYFWRTAAIRGLFEWLREFNAGRPPADRAVVRGYDAQFFDVNATAVRSYLDRVDPAYLAAIDDDLRPLTEPLYERHDVEFVTESRTSLFGALRDRLRERRDAYVAASSVSEWRLIRRHLWTLERGLRFQAHLSAEAYTRGKRIRDEAMAKNVAWLRDWTGAERAVVLGSSNHTMRNDGLGDDEAARMGHHLTRTFGDDYYSLGCLFGTGRFTAPTDSDRSAFATHDLDGPVPGTLAATLVDAARSPLFLDFESARDRPPVDALLDDTDRVQFSVPRAAKRGALPLSMAADAVYDGVVFVRTASPASFSAADGS; translated from the coding sequence ATGGGTCCCCGAAACTCCCTCTCCCGCCGACGAGTCGTTGCGCTGACCGGTGCGCTCGCAACCGGGTCGCTCGCCGGCTGTGCGGGCGGCGAGACGGCCGATCCCTCCTCCGCGACGCCGACGGACGAGTCACGAACCACCACCGCGGGGACGCCGGCACGGACCGCCACGGAGACGGCACACGGTACCGGGCTCGTCGACGCCATCGAACGCGAAGCGGTGTCGTTCGATCCGGCCCCGGCCTCCGATGGGTTGGACGCCGTCGCCGCACGCCTCTCGGAGTCACCCCTCGTCGGCATCGGCGAGAACTCCCACGGTGTCGCCGAGTTCAAAACTCTCGTCGAACAAATCGTCCGCCGGCTCGTCGCCGACCACGGCTATCGACTGGTCGCCATCGAGGGGACGCTCGGCGATTTCGCCGCCGTCAACGACTACATCACCGGTGGCGGCGTCGACCTCGATTCGGCGATGGCCGGACTCGACTTCTACTTCTGGCGGACGGCGGCGATCCGCGGACTGTTCGAGTGGCTGCGGGAGTTCAACGCCGGGCGTCCGCCCGCGGACCGAGCCGTCGTCCGGGGGTACGACGCCCAGTTTTTCGACGTGAACGCGACGGCCGTTCGCTCCTATCTGGATCGGGTCGATCCGGCGTATCTGGCGGCGATCGACGACGACTTGCGGCCGCTCACGGAGCCGCTCTACGAGCGACACGACGTCGAGTTCGTCACCGAGTCACGGACGTCGCTGTTCGGCGCGCTCCGCGACCGGCTCCGGGAACGCCGGGACGCGTACGTCGCCGCGAGTTCGGTCTCGGAGTGGCGGCTGATCCGTCGTCACCTCTGGACGCTCGAACGGGGGCTGCGATTCCAGGCGCACCTGAGCGCCGAGGCGTACACGCGGGGCAAACGCATCCGCGACGAGGCGATGGCGAAAAACGTCGCTTGGCTCCGCGACTGGACCGGCGCGGAGCGGGCCGTCGTCTTGGGAAGCTCGAACCACACCATGCGCAACGACGGGCTGGGCGACGACGAGGCCGCCCGGATGGGTCACCACCTGACTCGAACGTTCGGCGACGACTACTACTCTCTCGGCTGTCTGTTCGGAACCGGGCGCTTCACCGCGCCGACCGATTCCGACCGGTCCGCGTTCGCGACACACGACCTCGACGGGCCGGTTCCGGGCACCCTCGCCGCGACGCTGGTCGACGCGGCTCGCTCGCCGCTCTTCCTCGATTTCGAGTCGGCCCGCGACCGGCCACCCGTCGACGCCTTGCTCGACGACACCGACAGGGTGCAGTTCTCGGTCCCCCGGGCCGCGAAACGGGGTGCGCTCCCGCTGTCGATGGCCGCCGACGCAGTGTACGACGGCGTCGTCTTCGTCCGGACCGCCTCGCCGGCGTCGTTCTCGGCGGCGGACGGATCGTGA
- a CDS encoding guanosine monophosphate reductase encodes MDDLRTGLSYGDVLLVPKRSPVDSRDDVDLTTTFTPTVDLETPLVSAAMDTVTEAEMAIGLGRAGGFGVLHRFLSPDEQARQVERVVAAGEQVGAAVGIDEDYVARSAALVEAGVDALVVDVAHGHLERALTAVEDIAGAFPGTDLVAGNVATPAGVEDLAAAGADCVKVGIGPGSHCTTRKVAGAGVPQLTAVDDCARVAADLDVRICADGGIRTSGDAVKALMAGADTVMLGSLFAGTDEAPGAIVEVDGTRYKRSRGMATTAAAEERDDKGADVDADEGVEALTPYKGPVADVAADFCAGIRSGLSYCGGHTIPRARDNAEFVRVARSAREREGYHVDHDWEGVSVESEASGGPDLEVADSDD; translated from the coding sequence ATGGATGACCTTCGAACCGGCCTGAGCTATGGTGACGTGCTCCTCGTGCCGAAGCGGTCGCCGGTCGACAGCCGTGACGACGTCGATCTCACGACGACGTTCACGCCGACCGTCGACCTAGAGACGCCGCTCGTCTCCGCGGCGATGGATACGGTGACCGAAGCGGAGATGGCGATCGGTCTCGGTCGCGCGGGGGGGTTCGGCGTGTTGCACCGGTTTCTCTCGCCGGACGAACAGGCCAGACAGGTCGAGCGAGTGGTGGCCGCGGGCGAGCAGGTCGGCGCCGCGGTCGGCATCGACGAGGACTACGTCGCCCGGAGCGCCGCGCTGGTCGAGGCTGGCGTCGACGCCCTCGTCGTCGACGTCGCCCACGGTCACCTCGAACGCGCGCTCACCGCCGTCGAGGATATCGCCGGCGCGTTCCCGGGGACCGACCTCGTCGCCGGCAACGTCGCGACGCCGGCGGGGGTCGAGGATCTGGCGGCGGCGGGCGCCGACTGCGTGAAAGTCGGGATCGGCCCGGGATCACACTGCACGACGCGAAAGGTCGCCGGCGCCGGCGTCCCCCAGTTGACCGCGGTCGACGACTGTGCCCGGGTGGCGGCGGATCTGGACGTCCGGATCTGTGCGGACGGCGGGATCCGCACCTCCGGCGACGCGGTGAAGGCACTGATGGCCGGAGCCGACACCGTGATGCTCGGCAGTCTCTTTGCCGGGACCGACGAGGCGCCGGGTGCGATCGTCGAGGTCGACGGTACGCGGTACAAGCGGTCGCGGGGAATGGCGACCACCGCCGCCGCGGAGGAGCGCGACGACAAGGGAGCCGACGTCGACGCCGACGAAGGGGTCGAGGCACTGACCCCGTACAAGGGGCCCGTGGCGGACGTCGCGGCCGACTTCTGTGCCGGGATCCGTTCGGGTCTCTCCTACTGCGGTGGACACACCATCCCACGGGCACGGGACAACGCCGAGTTCGTTCGCGTCGCCCGAAGCGCGAGAGAACGGGAGGGGTACCACGTGGATCACGACTGGGAGGGCGTCAGCGTAGAGAGCGAGGCGAGCGGCGGCCCCGACCTCGAAGTCGCCGACAGCGACGACTGA
- a CDS encoding MFS transporter: protein MSVLDLDRRVFALGLARMADAIGNSFLIVVLPLYLASGRIPIEALVGTELSILGASLTVTEYLLVGLVLSLFGFLNSFAQPFTGRLSDRTGRRRAFILFGLLLLGAASGAYALVSSYWLVVALRILQGIGAAFTIPSTVALVNELATATDRGSNFGVFNTFRLIGFGFGPIVAGIVVEARGFDAAFAVAVAGATVSFLTVWAFVSDPDRPAAEASDDLSVTVRGDGRLLDPVFALGLGTVAMGICIAMFATLEGRINERLSQGTLWFGVQFGAVTLANVAFQIPVGRAADRYGRRPFLLVGFGLLVPATVAQGYVLTPALMVVNRFLLGVAVALVFAPSLAVAGDLAREGESGTTLSVLTMAFGLGVAVGPLASGYLERFGFAVPFLAAGALATLALVLVGTQVTETGEPERRVEWPWSRSSGD from the coding sequence ATGAGCGTGCTGGATCTGGACCGCCGCGTGTTCGCGCTGGGCCTGGCGCGGATGGCCGATGCCATCGGGAACTCCTTTCTGATCGTCGTCCTGCCGCTGTATCTGGCGAGCGGACGAATCCCCATCGAGGCGTTGGTCGGGACGGAACTGTCGATTCTCGGCGCCTCGCTGACGGTCACGGAGTACCTCCTCGTCGGCCTCGTCCTCTCGCTCTTTGGCTTCCTGAACAGTTTCGCCCAGCCGTTCACGGGGCGGCTCTCCGATCGGACGGGGCGCCGCCGCGCGTTCATTCTCTTTGGCCTCCTGCTTCTTGGCGCCGCGAGCGGGGCGTACGCCCTCGTTTCGTCGTACTGGCTCGTGGTCGCCCTGCGGATCCTCCAGGGGATCGGTGCCGCCTTCACTATCCCCAGTACCGTGGCGCTCGTGAACGAACTCGCCACCGCGACCGACCGCGGCAGCAACTTCGGCGTGTTCAACACCTTCCGCCTGATCGGCTTCGGCTTCGGACCCATCGTCGCCGGAATCGTCGTCGAGGCCCGCGGCTTCGACGCCGCCTTCGCCGTCGCCGTCGCGGGCGCGACGGTCAGCTTTCTGACCGTCTGGGCGTTCGTCTCGGATCCCGACCGACCCGCCGCGGAGGCGAGCGACGACCTCTCCGTGACCGTTCGCGGCGACGGTCGCCTCCTCGATCCGGTGTTCGCGCTCGGCCTCGGCACCGTCGCCATGGGAATCTGCATCGCCATGTTCGCCACGCTGGAGGGTCGGATCAACGAACGCCTGAGCCAGGGCACCCTCTGGTTCGGGGTGCAGTTCGGCGCCGTCACCCTCGCCAACGTGGCCTTCCAGATCCCAGTCGGGCGGGCCGCCGACCGCTACGGACGCCGACCGTTCCTGCTCGTCGGGTTCGGCCTGCTCGTGCCGGCGACGGTCGCCCAGGGATACGTCCTCACGCCCGCGCTGATGGTGGTGAACCGCTTTCTCCTGGGCGTCGCGGTGGCGCTCGTGTTCGCTCCCTCGCTGGCCGTCGCCGGTGATCTCGCCCGAGAGGGGGAGTCGGGTACCACGCTCTCGGTGCTGACGATGGCGTTCGGCCTCGGTGTCGCCGTCGGTCCCCTCGCCTCGGGCTATCTGGAGCGGTTCGGGTTTGCCGTCCCCTTCCTCGCGGCCGGGGCGCTGGCGACGCTCGCGTTGGTGCTCGTCGGGACGCAAGTGACGGAGACCGGGGAGCCCGAACGGCGCGTCGAGTGGCCGTGGTCGCGGTCGTCGGGCGACTGA
- the trkA gene encoding Trk system potassium transporter TrkA → MRIIVVGAGQVGSSIAADLAGAHDIVVVDRDGDRVEELTYSLDVLPVEGDGTSLSTLEEAGIDEADMVIASTDDDETNIVICGTARAVSDAFTVARVKNTEYLRTWERSERAFGIDFIVCTNLLAAEAIVRVVGIPAARDVDSFADGRVQMAEFEVPPGSSVTDHTVAEADRFDDLTFAAFLRDGEVEIARGDSVFREHDRVVVIGNPEAVQEFATIMAPQERPGTAEEVVVVGGSEIGYHVARLLGEQGFKPRLIERDPERARRLAEELPDAVVLESDATDADFLEREHVGDADLLVAALDSDEKNLLVSLLARRLGVDRTVAIIDTSEYVDLFETVGVDVGVNPREVVAEEITRFTRDGGAENVAIIESDRAEVLEVEVDDESVLADRPIHESVGELPDGVVIGAITRETDLITPRGETVIRPGDHVVAFLDACVADDVTPML, encoded by the coding sequence GTGCGTATAATCGTCGTCGGTGCCGGCCAGGTCGGATCGAGCATCGCCGCCGACCTCGCCGGCGCGCACGACATCGTCGTCGTGGACCGGGACGGCGACCGAGTCGAGGAGTTGACCTACTCGCTCGACGTGTTGCCCGTCGAGGGGGACGGAACGTCGCTGTCGACGTTGGAGGAGGCGGGCATCGACGAGGCCGACATGGTCATCGCCAGCACCGACGACGACGAAACCAACATCGTCATCTGCGGGACGGCCCGCGCGGTGAGCGACGCCTTCACCGTCGCCCGCGTGAAGAACACGGAGTACCTGCGGACGTGGGAGCGGTCCGAACGGGCGTTCGGCATCGACTTCATCGTGTGTACGAACCTGCTCGCCGCGGAGGCTATCGTCCGCGTGGTCGGGATTCCAGCCGCCCGCGACGTGGACTCCTTTGCGGACGGCCGCGTCCAGATGGCCGAGTTCGAAGTACCGCCGGGGAGTTCCGTCACCGATCACACGGTCGCGGAAGCCGACCGGTTCGACGACCTCACCTTCGCCGCCTTCCTCCGCGACGGCGAGGTGGAAATCGCCCGCGGCGACTCCGTGTTTCGGGAACACGACCGGGTGGTGGTGATCGGCAACCCCGAGGCGGTACAGGAGTTCGCGACGATCATGGCGCCCCAGGAACGTCCCGGGACAGCCGAGGAGGTGGTCGTCGTCGGGGGCAGCGAGATCGGCTACCACGTGGCCCGTCTGCTCGGAGAACAAGGGTTCAAGCCTCGACTGATCGAACGGGACCCCGAACGCGCCCGCCGCCTCGCCGAAGAACTCCCCGACGCGGTGGTACTGGAGAGCGATGCAACCGACGCCGACTTCCTGGAGCGCGAACACGTCGGCGACGCCGACTTGCTGGTCGCGGCGCTCGACTCCGACGAAAAGAACCTGCTGGTGTCGCTGTTGGCGCGCCGACTGGGCGTCGACCGGACCGTCGCGATCATCGATACGTCGGAGTACGTCGACCTGTTCGAGACCGTCGGCGTCGACGTGGGTGTCAATCCCCGCGAGGTGGTCGCCGAGGAGATCACGCGGTTCACCCGCGACGGCGGTGCCGAGAACGTCGCGATCATCGAGAGCGACCGCGCCGAGGTGCTCGAAGTCGAGGTCGACGATGAGAGCGTCCTCGCGGACAGGCCGATCCACGAGTCGGTGGGCGAGTTGCCCGACGGGGTCGTCATCGGCGCCATCACCCGTGAGACGGACCTGATCACCCCGCGCGGGGAGACGGTGATCCGCCCCGGCGACCACGTCGTCGCCTTCCTCGATGCCTGTGTCGCCGACGACGTGACTCCGATGCTGTGA
- a CDS encoding DUF7553 family protein produces the protein MSEFKSPPGRSLRSVPTSPHVRVGTPPGRFSRTPETERQRGIDTVGVATHVVETVLGRALLKVFRSSVPREPMRTLREVNRRLLDAIEEPPDTGEEQRLDRLAAALWDRTRSGEGLDPGSLCRVRHKLRVIADASHEGRARHLERARELLADYAVERDE, from the coding sequence GTGAGCGAGTTCAAATCGCCGCCGGGACGCTCACTTCGTTCGGTCCCGACCAGCCCCCACGTTCGCGTGGGGACGCCGCCGGGGCGTTTCTCGCGAACTCCCGAGACCGAACGACAGCGAGGTATCGATACGGTCGGCGTCGCGACGCACGTGGTCGAGACGGTGCTCGGCCGTGCGCTGCTGAAGGTATTTCGGAGTTCGGTCCCAAGGGAGCCCATGCGCACGCTCCGGGAGGTGAACAGGCGGCTGCTCGACGCCATCGAGGAGCCACCGGACACCGGTGAGGAACAGCGACTGGACCGACTCGCCGCCGCGCTCTGGGATCGTACACGGAGCGGAGAAGGCTTGGACCCCGGCTCCCTCTGTCGAGTGCGACACAAACTGCGGGTCATCGCCGACGCGAGCCACGAAGGGCGGGCCCGGCATCTCGAACGGGCACGCGAGTTGCTGGCCGACTACGCCGTCGAACGGGACGAGTGA